Part of the Pseudomonas sp. P8_241 genome is shown below.
GTGAGCGAAGTACCAGCCGCTGACCGCTGCTGCCGGGAACATGGCGTAGTGTTCGGTCAGGAACACACCGCTGCGACCGGCGCGCATTTCCTGGGCTTGCGGATCGAGCAGGGCGAACAGTTGGGCTTTCTCGGTATGATCCGGGCACGCCGGGTAGCCTGGAGCAGGGCGGATACCGGTGTACTGTTCCTTGATCAACGCCTCGTTATCCAGGGTCTCGTCTTTCGCGTAACCCCAATGCTCTTTACGCACTTGCTGGTGCAGCCACTCGGCGCATGCCTCGGCCAGGCGGTCGGCCAGGGCCTTGACCATGATCGAGTTGTAGTCGTCGCCAGCATCCTGATAAGCCTTGGCCACTTCTTCGGCACCAATACCGGCGGTGGTGATGAAACCACCGACGTAGTCGGTCACTTCGCTGTCCTTCGGCGCAACGAAGTCGGCCAGGGAGAAGTTTGGCTTGCCGTCGGTCTTGATGATCTGCTGGCGCAAGTGATGCAGCTTGGCCATTGGCTTGCCGTCGTCGCCGTACAGTTCGATGTCGTCGTCGTGTACCTGATTGGCTGGCCAGAAGCCGAACACCGCACGGGCGCTGATCAGCTTCTCGTCGATCAGTTTGGTGAGCATTTCCCGGGCGTCTTTGTAGAGCGAGGTAGCGGCTTCGCCGACCACTTCGTCCTCGAGGATGCGCGGGAATTTACCGGCCAGGTCCCAAGAGATGAAGAAGGGTGTCCAGTCGATGTACTCGGCCAGAACGTTGAGGTCGATGTTGTCGAGCACCCGCGATCCGGTGAAGGTCGGCTTGACCGGTGTGTAGTTCGCCCAGTCGAACTGTGGCTTCTTGGCGATGGCCGCGCCGTAGCTCAGGCGTTCGGTGCGGGCGCTGCGGTTGGCGGTGCGCTCACGGACTTCGATATAGTCCTGGCGGGTTTTCTCGACGAAACCGGCCTTGAGTTCCTTGGACAGCAATTGGGTCGCCACGCCCACGGCGCGAGAGGCGTCGGTGACGTAGATCACGGCATCGTTGCTGTACTTGGGTTCGATCTTCACCGCTGTGTGCGCCTTGGAGGTGGTGGCGCCACCGATCATCAGCGGCAGGTGGAAATCCTGGCGCTGCATCTCGCGGGCGACGTGGACCATCTCATCCAGCGACGGAGTGATCAGGCCAGACAGGCCGATGATGTCGCACTTCTGCTCCTTGGCCACTTGCAGGATTTTTTCTGCCGGGACCATCACGCCGAGGTCGACGATGTCGTAGCCGTTGCAACCGAGCACCACACCGACAATGTTCTTGCCGATGTCGTGCACGTCGCCTTTTACCGTGGCCATGAGGATCTTGCCCTTGGCTTCCGGCTTGTCGCCTTTTTCCAGCTCGATGAACGGGATCAGGTGCGCGACGGCCTGTTTCATTACGCGGGCGGATTTCACTACCTGGGGCAGGAACATTTTGCCAGCGCCGAAGAGGTCGCCAACAATGTTCATGCCGGACATCAGCGGGCCTTCGATCACTTCGATCGGACGGGCGAAGGACTGACGGGATTCTTCGGTGTCTTCGACAATATGGGTAGTGATGCCCTTGACCAGTGCGTGTTCCAGACGCTTGTTGACGTCCCAGCCGCGCCACTCTTCGGTCTCGGCTTCCTTGACGCTGCCATCGCCCTTGTACTTGTCGGCGATGGCGAGGAGGGCGTCGGTGCCATCCGGGGTGCGGTTGAGGACCACGTCTTCCACGGCGTCGCGCAGTTCCGCCGGGATCTGGTCGTAGATCTCCAGTTGACCGGCGTTGACGATGCCCATGGTCAGGCCGGAACGGATCGCGTACAGGAGGAACACCGAGTGGATCGCTTCACGCACCGGGTTGTTGCCACGGAACGAGAACGACACGTTGGACACGCCGCCGGAGGTCAGCGCGTACGGCAGTTCATCACGAATGTAGGCGCAGGCATTGATGAAGTCGACGGCGTAGTTGTTGTGTTCTTCGATACCGGTGGCCACGGCGAAGATGTTCGGGTCGAAGATGATGTCTTCCGGCGGGAAGTCCACTTCGTTGACCAGAATGTCGTAGGAGCGTTTGCAGATTTCCTTCTTGCGCGCTTCGGTATCGGCCTGGCCGGCTTCGTCGAAGGCCATCACCACCACGGCGGCGCCGTAGCGCTTGCACAGTTTGGCGTGATGAATGAACTGCTCGACGCCTTCTTTCATGCTGATCGAGTTGACGATGCCCTTGCCCTGGATGCATTTGAGGCCGGCTTCGATCACTTCCCACTTGGAGGAGTCGATCATGATCGGTACGCGGGAGATGTCCGGTTCGCCGGCGATCAGATTGAGGAAGGTCACCATGGCCTTCTTCGAATCGAGCATCCCCTCGTCCATGT
Proteins encoded:
- the metH gene encoding methionine synthase, with amino-acid sequence MSDRSVRLQALKHALKERILILDGGMGTMIQSYKLEEQDYRGKRFADWPSDVKGNNDLLVLTRPDVIGGIEKAYLDAGADILETNTFNATQISLADYGMQGLAYELNVEGARLARKVADAKTLETPDKPRFVAGVLGPTSRTCSLSPDVNNPGYRNVTFDELVENYTESTKGLIEGGADLILIETIFDTLNAKAAIFAVQGVFEELGIELPIMISGTITDASGRTLSGQTTEAFWNSVAHARPISVGLNCALGASELRPYLEELSNKANTHVSAHPNAGLPNEFGEYDELPSQTAKVIEEFAQSGFLNIVGGCCGTTPGHIEAIAKAVAGYAPRQIPDIPKACRLSGLEPFTIDRNSLFVNVGERTNITGSAKFARLIREDNYTEALEVALQQVEAGAQVIDINMDEGMLDSKKAMVTFLNLIAGEPDISRVPIMIDSSKWEVIEAGLKCIQGKGIVNSISMKEGVEQFIHHAKLCKRYGAAVVVMAFDEAGQADTEARKKEICKRSYDILVNEVDFPPEDIIFDPNIFAVATGIEEHNNYAVDFINACAYIRDELPYALTSGGVSNVSFSFRGNNPVREAIHSVFLLYAIRSGLTMGIVNAGQLEIYDQIPAELRDAVEDVVLNRTPDGTDALLAIADKYKGDGSVKEAETEEWRGWDVNKRLEHALVKGITTHIVEDTEESRQSFARPIEVIEGPLMSGMNIVGDLFGAGKMFLPQVVKSARVMKQAVAHLIPFIELEKGDKPEAKGKILMATVKGDVHDIGKNIVGVVLGCNGYDIVDLGVMVPAEKILQVAKEQKCDIIGLSGLITPSLDEMVHVAREMQRQDFHLPLMIGGATTSKAHTAVKIEPKYSNDAVIYVTDASRAVGVATQLLSKELKAGFVEKTRQDYIEVRERTANRSARTERLSYGAAIAKKPQFDWANYTPVKPTFTGSRVLDNIDLNVLAEYIDWTPFFISWDLAGKFPRILEDEVVGEAATSLYKDAREMLTKLIDEKLISARAVFGFWPANQVHDDDIELYGDDGKPMAKLHHLRQQIIKTDGKPNFSLADFVAPKDSEVTDYVGGFITTAGIGAEEVAKAYQDAGDDYNSIMVKALADRLAEACAEWLHQQVRKEHWGYAKDETLDNEALIKEQYTGIRPAPGYPACPDHTEKAQLFALLDPQAQEMRAGRSGVFLTEHYAMFPAAAVSGWYFAHPQAQYFAVGKIDKDQVQSYTSRKGQELSVTERWLAPNLGYDN